A DNA window from Bacteroides cellulosilyticus contains the following coding sequences:
- a CDS encoding polymer-forming cytoskeletal protein, giving the protein MFNSKKGIEDKVSNKLTTLSSQSLIKGDCSIDGDMRIDGTVEGNIRCTGKIVIGPEGKIHGNLSCTHACLHGTIIGDAYVKEELTLKANCVMQGNIYTTKLEIESQAKFNGSCNTNDTSHEIKLLEAVTE; this is encoded by the coding sequence ATGTTTAACTCAAAAAAAGGAATAGAAGATAAGGTAAGCAATAAATTAACCACGCTTTCCAGTCAAAGTTTAATTAAAGGTGATTGTTCCATCGATGGAGATATGCGTATCGACGGAACTGTAGAAGGAAATATCCGGTGTACCGGGAAAATAGTCATCGGTCCGGAAGGAAAAATACACGGCAACCTGTCTTGTACACACGCTTGCCTTCACGGAACTATCATCGGTGATGCATACGTGAAGGAAGAACTCACCCTGAAAGCCAACTGTGTGATGCAGGGCAATATCTATACCACAAAATTGGAAATAGAATCACAGGCTAAATTCAATGGAAGCTGCAATACGAATGATACCAGCCATGAGATAAAATTATTGGAAGCTGTTACCGAATAA
- a CDS encoding DUF5683 domain-containing protein, with protein sequence MTKGTKTYQWCIALLLCLVQTAGIAMYGQDRPRAAAKRQQKELADTLRKISQIVPDSLDALSDPILQRVSTADSLAVADSIAAENKKRLLEMTSAPTPQVPDTPTDSLNKELNKKVFIPNPTKATWLALVIPGGGQIYNRKYWKLPIIYGGFAGCAYALTWNGKMYKDYMQAYKDASKGNWDASSINDLLPPGYVKKVPQTQIVETLRKRKDTYRRYRDLSIFAFIGVYLISVIDAYVDAELSNFDITPDLSMRIEPAVINNQYSTGTSNKSVGLQCSFRF encoded by the coding sequence ATGACGAAAGGAACTAAAACATATCAATGGTGTATCGCCCTGCTGCTTTGCCTCGTGCAGACGGCAGGGATTGCTATGTATGGGCAGGACCGTCCGCGTGCCGCTGCCAAACGACAGCAAAAAGAGCTTGCGGACACATTGCGGAAGATATCGCAAATTGTACCGGATAGCCTGGATGCACTAAGCGATCCTATTCTGCAACGGGTTTCAACCGCTGATAGCCTCGCAGTAGCCGACAGTATTGCTGCCGAAAATAAAAAGCGTTTGTTGGAGATGACCTCCGCCCCCACCCCGCAAGTGCCCGATACGCCAACGGACAGTCTGAACAAAGAACTCAATAAAAAAGTTTTTATTCCCAATCCGACCAAAGCGACATGGCTTGCTTTGGTAATTCCGGGAGGGGGACAGATCTACAACCGGAAATACTGGAAACTACCTATTATATATGGTGGCTTTGCCGGATGTGCATATGCACTGACCTGGAACGGGAAAATGTATAAAGACTACATGCAAGCGTACAAGGATGCCTCCAAAGGCAACTGGGATGCCAGCAGTATCAACGACCTGCTCCCCCCGGGATATGTCAAAAAGGTTCCCCAGACACAAATAGTAGAAACGCTCCGAAAACGAAAGGATACATACCGTCGATATCGCGACCTGAGTATCTTCGCTTTTATCGGCGTTTATCTGATATCGGTTATCGATGCGTATGTAGATGCGGAATTATCTAATTTCGATATAACGCCCGACCTCAGTATGAGAATAGAACCGGCTGTTATCAACAACCAATATAGCACCGGTACCTCCAATAAATCCGTCGGACTGCAATGCAGTTTCCGTTTTTAA
- a CDS encoding ParA family protein, with product MGKIIALANQKGGVGKTTTTINLAASLATLEKKVLVVDADPQANASSGLGVDIKQSECTIYECIIDRADVREAIHDTEIDTLKVISSHINLVGAEIEMLNLKNREKILKEVLAPLKEEFDYILIDCSPSLGLITINALTAADSVIIPVQAEYFALEGISKLLNTIKIIKSKLNPALEIEGFLLTMYDSRLRQANQIYDEVKRHFQELVFETVVQRNVKLSEAPSYGLPTILYDADSTGAKNHMALAKELISRNN from the coding sequence ATGGGAAAAATTATTGCTTTGGCAAATCAAAAAGGTGGTGTAGGAAAAACAACGACTACGATTAACCTCGCAGCCTCACTCGCCACCCTGGAAAAGAAAGTGCTCGTTGTGGACGCAGACCCGCAGGCAAACGCCTCTTCCGGTTTGGGTGTCGACATCAAGCAGTCGGAATGCACTATTTACGAATGCATTATCGACCGGGCTGATGTCCGCGAAGCCATCCATGACACCGAGATTGATACACTGAAAGTGATATCCTCACACATAAACTTGGTGGGCGCCGAGATAGAGATGCTCAATCTGAAAAACAGGGAAAAGATATTGAAAGAAGTACTTGCCCCGCTGAAGGAAGAGTTTGATTATATCTTGATAGACTGCTCGCCCTCACTGGGACTGATTACCATCAACGCACTGACCGCAGCCGACTCTGTGATTATCCCCGTACAAGCGGAATACTTTGCATTGGAAGGCATCAGTAAGTTGCTGAATACAATCAAAATTATCAAGTCGAAACTGAACCCGGCACTCGAAATCGAAGGTTTCCTGCTGACCATGTACGACTCACGCCTGCGCCAGGCCAACCAGATTTATGATGAAGTGAAACGCCACTTCCAGGAACTGGTGTTCGAAACCGTGGTGCAACGCAACGTCAAACTGAGTGAAGCCCCCAGTTATGGTCTGCCTACCATCTTGTATGATGCAGACTCCACAGGAGCCAAAAACCACATGGCACTTGCCAAAGAACTGATTAGTCGCAACAATTAA
- a CDS encoding ParB/RepB/Spo0J family partition protein, which translates to MAQKRNALGRGLDALLSMDEVQTEGSSSINEIELSKIVVNPNQPRHEFDETALQELADSISEIGIIQPITLRKLSDDEYQIIAGERRFRASQLAGLTSIPAYIRTADDENVMEMALIENIQREDLNSVEIALAYQHLLEQYGLTQERLSERVGKKRTTIANYLRLLKLPAPIQMAIQNKQIDMGHARALVTLADPKLQVKIFEEIIEHGYSVRKVEELVKSLSEGETVKSGGRKIAPKRAKLPEEFNMLKQQLSGFFSTKVQLTCSEKGKGKISIPFNNEEDLERIIGILDTLKK; encoded by the coding sequence ATGGCACAAAAAAGAAATGCATTAGGACGCGGGCTCGACGCTCTGCTCTCAATGGACGAAGTGCAGACCGAAGGCTCTTCTTCCATCAACGAAATAGAGTTGTCGAAGATTGTCGTCAACCCGAATCAGCCACGTCATGAATTTGACGAAACGGCACTTCAGGAACTTGCCGACTCAATCTCTGAAATAGGTATCATTCAGCCCATCACCTTGCGTAAGCTCTCGGACGATGAATATCAGATCATTGCCGGAGAACGCCGCTTCCGCGCCTCGCAACTTGCCGGACTGACAAGTATCCCCGCCTATATCCGCACCGCCGACGACGAAAACGTCATGGAAATGGCGCTTATCGAGAACATACAGCGCGAAGACCTGAATTCTGTGGAAATCGCTCTTGCCTACCAGCACCTGTTGGAACAATACGGCCTGACGCAGGAACGCCTCAGCGAACGTGTAGGTAAAAAGCGCACTACCATCGCAAACTACCTGCGCCTGTTGAAGCTGCCTGCACCTATTCAGATGGCCATACAAAACAAGCAGATTGACATGGGGCATGCCCGTGCACTCGTCACTCTGGCCGATCCGAAGCTGCAAGTGAAGATATTCGAAGAAATCATCGAGCACGGATACTCCGTACGCAAGGTGGAAGAATTAGTAAAATCTCTGAGCGAAGGCGAAACCGTGAAAAGCGGCGGACGCAAGATAGCTCCCAAACGAGCCAAGTTGCCCGAAGAATTTAATATGCTGAAACAACAGCTATCCGGCTTCTTCAGCACCAAAGTGCAGCTGACCTGTTCGGAGAAAGGAAAAGGTAAAATCAGTATCCCGTTCAATAACGAAGAGGATTTAGAACGTATTATCGGCATACTCGATACTCTAAAAAAATAA
- a CDS encoding RelA/SpoT family protein — protein MEENVGQKDKEKVEEEMIEQAFQQLLNDYLATKHRKRIEIITKAFNFANQAHKGIKRRSGEPYIMHPLAVAQIVCNEIGLGSTSICAALLHDVVEDTDYTVEDIENIFGPKIAQIVDGLTKISGGIFGDRASAQAENFKKLLLTMSDDIRVILIKIADRLHNMRTLGSMLPNKQFKIAGETLYIYAPLANRLGLYKIKTELENLSFKYEHPEEYQEIEEKLAATATERDKVFNDFTAPIRAQLDKMGLKFRILARVKSIYSIWNKMQTKHVPFEEIYDLLAVRIIFEPRNADEELNDCFDIYVSISKIYKPHPDRLRDWVSHPKANGYQALHVTLMGNNGQWIEVQIRSERMNDVAEQGFAAHWKYKEGGGGEDEGELDKWLRTIKEILDDPQPDAIDFLDTIKLNLFASEIFVFTPKGEIKTMPQNSTALDFAFSLHTDIGSHCIGAKVNHKLVPLSHKLQSGDQVEVLTSKSQRVQPEWEVFATTARARAKIAAILRKEQRNSQKEGETLLNEFFKKEELRLDDLLIDKLVKAHNMKNRDEFLIAIGNKKIVLGDLDKNALKEKQGTNWKKFLTFSFGGNKDNKEPIEEKPLQEKEKINTKQILKLTEENIQKNYIMAECCHPIPGDDVLGYMDENDRIIIHKRQCPVAARLKSSYGNRILATEWDTHKELSFLVNIYIKGIDAMGLLNEVTQVISRQLNVNIRKLSIETTDGIFEGNIQLYVHDVDDVKTICNNLKQIQNIKQVTRVEG, from the coding sequence ATGGAAGAGAATGTGGGCCAGAAAGATAAAGAAAAAGTCGAAGAAGAAATGATTGAACAGGCTTTCCAGCAACTGTTAAACGACTACTTGGCAACCAAACACCGCAAGCGTATTGAGATCATAACAAAGGCATTCAACTTTGCCAATCAGGCGCATAAGGGCATCAAACGCCGTTCGGGCGAACCTTACATTATGCACCCCCTCGCTGTGGCACAAATTGTATGCAACGAAATAGGTCTTGGTTCTACATCCATTTGTGCCGCCTTGCTGCACGATGTGGTAGAAGATACGGACTATACCGTAGAAGACATAGAAAACATATTCGGCCCGAAAATCGCCCAGATTGTAGACGGGCTGACCAAAATATCCGGTGGTATTTTCGGTGACCGTGCTTCGGCACAGGCAGAGAACTTCAAGAAGTTGCTGCTGACGATGTCCGATGATATACGCGTAATTCTGATCAAGATAGCCGACCGGCTGCACAATATGCGCACGTTAGGTTCGATGCTTCCCAACAAGCAATTCAAAATTGCAGGCGAGACATTGTATATCTATGCTCCCCTCGCCAATCGCCTGGGACTGTACAAGATAAAGACAGAACTGGAGAATCTGAGTTTCAAGTACGAACATCCCGAAGAGTATCAGGAAATCGAAGAAAAGCTGGCAGCCACAGCAACCGAACGTGATAAAGTATTCAATGATTTCACTGCTCCGATACGTGCCCAGCTGGACAAAATGGGGCTGAAATTCCGTATTCTCGCGCGTGTTAAATCCATCTATTCCATCTGGAACAAGATGCAGACCAAGCATGTACCGTTTGAAGAAATCTATGACTTACTTGCCGTACGTATTATCTTTGAACCACGAAATGCGGACGAAGAACTGAACGATTGTTTTGATATCTATGTCTCCATCTCCAAAATATACAAACCCCACCCCGACCGTCTGCGCGACTGGGTGAGTCATCCCAAAGCCAACGGTTACCAGGCCTTGCACGTCACCCTTATGGGAAACAACGGGCAATGGATTGAAGTACAAATCCGCAGTGAACGGATGAATGACGTAGCCGAACAAGGTTTCGCCGCCCACTGGAAATATAAAGAAGGCGGAGGTGGCGAAGATGAAGGCGAATTGGATAAATGGCTGCGCACCATCAAAGAAATACTTGATGACCCTCAACCGGATGCCATTGACTTCCTCGATACCATCAAGCTGAACTTGTTTGCATCGGAAATATTTGTGTTTACTCCCAAAGGCGAAATCAAGACTATGCCGCAGAACTCTACGGCACTGGATTTTGCATTCTCCCTGCACACTGACATCGGTAGCCACTGTATCGGCGCAAAAGTAAACCATAAGCTTGTCCCTCTGAGCCACAAGCTTCAAAGTGGTGACCAGGTGGAAGTTCTGACTTCCAAATCACAACGCGTACAGCCGGAATGGGAAGTATTTGCCACTACTGCCCGTGCCCGTGCCAAGATAGCCGCCATCCTGCGCAAAGAGCAAAGGAACAGCCAGAAAGAAGGCGAAACCCTTCTGAATGAATTCTTCAAAAAAGAAGAGCTGCGACTGGACGACCTGTTGATAGACAAGTTGGTGAAAGCCCATAATATGAAGAACCGGGACGAGTTTCTGATAGCCATCGGCAATAAAAAGATCGTATTGGGCGACCTGGATAAAAATGCCCTGAAAGAGAAACAAGGAACCAACTGGAAGAAGTTTCTCACCTTCTCGTTCGGCGGTAACAAGGACAACAAAGAACCGATTGAAGAAAAACCACTGCAAGAAAAGGAGAAAATCAATACGAAGCAAATCCTGAAACTGACGGAAGAGAATATCCAGAAGAATTATATCATGGCAGAATGTTGCCACCCCATTCCGGGTGACGATGTACTGGGATATATGGACGAAAACGACCGTATCATTATCCACAAACGCCAGTGTCCCGTCGCCGCACGTTTGAAGAGCAGTTACGGAAACCGTATTCTGGCTACAGAGTGGGATACCCATAAGGAACTCTCCTTCCTGGTGAATATATATATAAAAGGTATAGATGCCATGGGATTGCTGAACGAAGTAACACAGGTGATTTCGCGTCAGCTGAATGTAAATATCCGTAAGTTGTCCATTGAAACAACAGACGGTATTTTTGAAGGAAACATCCAATTGTACGTGCATGATGTGGATGATGTGAAAACCATCTGCAATAATCTGAAACAGATACAGAACATCAAGCAAGTAACCCGCGTAGAAGGATAA
- the hutH gene encoding histidine ammonia-lyase — MIVGKYINLGTLQKLLFDDEKVIISDECIQEVDKSFRFLKDFSSDKIIYGINTGFGPMAQYRIEDKSLTELQYNIIRSHSTGAGKPLPPLYVKAAMIARLFTFLQGKSGIHTELVELLVKFINLDIFPYIPEHGSVGASGDLVQLAHIALTLIGEGEVFYQGQLQPTAQVLEKNHLKPFSIHIREGLSVTNGTSVMTGIGIVNLIYARQLLNWSVCASVMMNEIAASYDDFVSQPLNDAKLHKGQQKIAEMMRVWMSDSKCTLKRENELYGQKHEEKIFEHKVQPYYSLRCTPQILGPVYDTLINTEEVLINEINSACDNPIVDPETQNVYHGGNFHGDYVSFEMDKLKIAITKLTMLSERQLNYLFHDRINGILPPFVNLGVLGLNYGLQASQFTATSTTAECQTLSNPMYIHSIPNNNDNQDIVSMGTNSALIAKTVIENSFQVMSILFMGIVQAVDYLKIQEKLSTESRCVYNEIRAFFPVFTQDTPKYKEIEAMSGYLKNKKFNL, encoded by the coding sequence ATGATAGTCGGCAAATATATAAATTTGGGAACGCTCCAAAAGCTACTGTTTGATGATGAAAAAGTAATTATTTCCGATGAATGTATTCAAGAAGTAGATAAGAGTTTTCGTTTCTTGAAGGATTTCTCCAGTGATAAAATTATTTACGGAATTAATACAGGGTTCGGTCCTATGGCTCAATATAGGATTGAAGATAAATCATTAACGGAATTACAATACAACATCATCAGGAGCCACTCTACCGGAGCGGGAAAGCCATTGCCTCCTCTTTATGTGAAAGCAGCAATGATTGCCAGATTATTCACTTTTCTTCAAGGGAAATCAGGTATACATACAGAGCTGGTCGAACTACTCGTCAAGTTCATTAACCTGGATATTTTTCCGTATATACCGGAGCATGGCAGTGTAGGTGCCAGTGGCGATTTAGTGCAATTGGCGCATATAGCGTTGACGCTGATCGGTGAAGGAGAAGTGTTCTATCAAGGGCAGCTACAACCCACCGCCCAGGTACTTGAGAAGAATCATCTCAAACCTTTCTCCATACATATCCGTGAAGGGCTTTCAGTAACAAACGGCACTTCTGTTATGACAGGCATTGGCATTGTTAACTTGATTTATGCCCGCCAATTGCTCAACTGGTCCGTATGCGCCTCGGTAATGATGAATGAAATTGCCGCATCGTATGATGATTTCGTTTCTCAACCGCTAAATGATGCCAAACTTCATAAAGGGCAGCAAAAGATAGCTGAAATGATGAGAGTCTGGATGTCCGACAGTAAATGTACTCTCAAAAGAGAGAATGAACTGTACGGACAGAAACATGAAGAAAAGATTTTTGAACATAAAGTGCAGCCTTATTACTCGTTAAGATGTACTCCACAAATATTGGGACCGGTTTATGACACCCTTATAAATACGGAAGAAGTATTGATAAACGAAATTAACTCAGCTTGCGACAACCCGATTGTTGATCCGGAAACCCAAAACGTATATCACGGCGGAAACTTTCATGGTGATTACGTCTCTTTTGAAATGGACAAACTGAAAATAGCCATAACGAAACTGACAATGCTAAGTGAACGCCAATTGAATTATCTGTTCCATGATCGCATCAACGGAATACTTCCTCCATTTGTCAATTTGGGAGTATTAGGATTGAATTATGGGTTACAAGCCTCACAATTTACTGCTACTTCCACAACAGCCGAGTGTCAGACGTTATCTAATCCCATGTATATACACAGTATCCCAAACAACAATGATAATCAGGATATTGTAAGCATGGGAACTAATTCTGCGTTAATAGCCAAAACAGTCATAGAGAATTCTTTCCAGGTTATGAGCATCCTGTTTATGGGTATCGTACAGGCTGTAGATTACTTAAAGATACAGGAAAAGCTCAGTACGGAATCGCGTTGCGTATACAATGAGATCCGGGCATTTTTCCCTGTATTTACCCAGGATACTCCCAAGTACAAGGAAATAGAGGCTATGAGTGGATACTTGAAAAATAAGAAATTCAATTTATAA
- the fabG gene encoding 3-oxoacyl-ACP reductase FabG, with protein sequence MKYALITGGSRGIGRSVSIRLAAMGYTVLINYQSNDKEAANTLQLVREKGGDGELSKFDVTDPKAVSEALNNWSEQHPDEYIEVLINNAGIRKDNLMLWMTEAEWSGVLNTSLNGFFYVTQALLKNMLVKRFGRIVNIVSLSGIKGMPGQTNYSAAKGGVIAATKALAQEVAKKHVTVNAVAPGFIRTEMTEDINENEWKKHIPAGRFGEPEEVADLVSFIVSPNASYITGEVISINGGLHT encoded by the coding sequence ATGAAATACGCATTAATAACAGGCGGAAGCCGGGGCATAGGACGTTCTGTCAGCATCAGGTTGGCAGCAATGGGATATACCGTGCTGATAAATTATCAAAGCAACGATAAGGAAGCGGCAAACACACTGCAATTAGTTCGTGAAAAAGGAGGTGATGGAGAACTATCGAAGTTCGATGTTACTGATCCAAAGGCAGTATCCGAAGCTTTAAATAACTGGAGCGAACAACATCCGGATGAATATATCGAGGTGCTGATAAATAATGCAGGCATCCGCAAAGATAACCTGATGCTTTGGATGACCGAAGCAGAATGGAGCGGGGTACTGAACACCAGCCTGAACGGCTTCTTTTATGTCACCCAGGCATTGCTTAAGAACATGCTTGTCAAACGCTTCGGACGTATTGTCAACATCGTCTCATTATCGGGGATCAAAGGCATGCCCGGGCAGACCAATTATTCTGCCGCCAAAGGAGGTGTCATTGCTGCTACCAAGGCATTAGCTCAGGAAGTTGCAAAGAAGCACGTGACCGTCAATGCGGTGGCTCCCGGATTCATCCGCACGGAAATGACCGAAGATATCAACGAGAACGAATGGAAAAAACATATCCCTGCCGGACGCTTCGGCGAACCGGAAGAAGTAGCTGATCTCGTAAGTTTCATAGTATCTCCCAATGCCTCTTACATTACAGGTGAGGTTATTTCAATCAATGGAGGACTGCATACATGA
- a CDS encoding ATP-binding protein: MDQELIKQIIGENQEFVQNVKLLQRPFKFEDNGNYVFLGIRRAGKSYLMFQRIHELMKRGVDIEEILYLNFEDERFIGLKSEDLDEIKRVYEETFSFRPIFFLDEIQIVPGWEKFVRRLADKSYRVFVTGSNAKMLSSEIATTLGGRFLIQNVYPFSFREFLKFEGFELKSNWLYTPGTRNGVVRSFDTYFYNGGFPELLSFEDKRSWLSGLYQKIFFGDLVARYSLRNSDSMRLLVKKLAESVMQPSSYNRLKNIVSSAGESVGVRTIIDYVGYLQETWLIFSLENYAARFAERESNRKYYFIDNGILNLFIFRPETLLLENLVAITLHRQFGEKVYFYNQHIEVDFYIPEESWLIQVSYNISDVQTFEREVNGIVKAAKFLNAERLQIVTRNDERVIEKDGLSIEVLPIWKWLIQIGKSRSGNTY, encoded by the coding sequence ATGGATCAAGAACTGATAAAACAGATTATAGGTGAAAATCAGGAGTTTGTTCAGAATGTGAAGTTGCTGCAACGTCCTTTCAAGTTTGAAGACAACGGGAACTATGTCTTTTTAGGCATTCGCCGTGCCGGAAAGTCTTATCTTATGTTTCAACGGATCCATGAGCTGATGAAAAGGGGAGTTGATATAGAAGAAATTCTCTATCTTAATTTTGAAGACGAACGTTTCATAGGACTGAAGTCGGAAGATTTGGATGAGATAAAGCGGGTGTATGAAGAAACATTTTCTTTTCGTCCAATTTTCTTTCTGGATGAGATACAGATTGTGCCAGGCTGGGAAAAATTTGTTCGTCGACTGGCAGATAAGAGCTATCGGGTATTTGTTACGGGAAGCAATGCTAAAATGCTGAGTTCTGAGATTGCTACGACCTTGGGCGGGCGTTTCCTGATACAGAATGTATATCCATTCTCCTTTAGGGAATTTTTAAAATTCGAAGGATTTGAATTGAAATCAAATTGGCTTTATACACCGGGTACTAGAAATGGGGTGGTGCGTAGTTTTGATACTTATTTCTATAATGGCGGTTTTCCGGAACTACTTTCTTTTGAAGATAAGCGTTCATGGTTGAGCGGATTGTATCAGAAGATATTTTTCGGCGATTTAGTTGCCCGTTATTCTTTGCGTAATTCGGATTCAATGCGGTTGTTGGTGAAAAAATTGGCGGAGAGCGTGATGCAACCTTCTTCTTATAATCGTTTGAAGAATATAGTTTCTTCAGCGGGAGAAAGTGTGGGGGTGCGTACCATTATTGATTATGTGGGCTATCTGCAAGAGACTTGGCTTATATTCAGTTTGGAAAACTATGCTGCGAGGTTCGCAGAGCGTGAGAGTAACCGTAAATATTACTTTATTGATAATGGAATCTTGAATTTGTTTATTTTCCGGCCGGAAACTTTATTGTTGGAGAATCTTGTTGCGATAACCTTGCATCGTCAGTTTGGAGAAAAGGTTTATTTCTACAATCAGCATATAGAAGTTGACTTCTATATACCGGAGGAAAGTTGGTTGATTCAGGTTTCATATAATATTTCGGATGTGCAGACTTTTGAGCGTGAAGTCAATGGAATTGTGAAGGCGGCTAAGTTCCTGAATGCGGAAAGACTTCAGATTGTGACTCGTAATGATGAACGGGTAATAGAAAAGGATGGGCTTTCAATAGAGGTGTTGCCTATCTGGAAATGGCTTATTCAGATTGGTAAAAGCCGGAGCGGTAACACATATTAA
- a CDS encoding HU family DNA-binding protein: MGMIYLVRKKLFRSKEGMKQLYYAVQRTLQPRGGVTTEKLAQRMASRKGMSEGDVQSVLVDLPKYIEEALREGESVTIRGLGSFNLAITSEGFEHPDDVMPGKVRVSRIYFKPDRTLVGRLRQDMDFFRYPLSKYFPHEMLRPETLERERVQTKNKPEDEAKDIDTVTG; the protein is encoded by the coding sequence ATGGGAATGATTTATTTAGTAAGGAAGAAACTCTTCCGCTCCAAGGAAGGAATGAAGCAACTGTATTACGCTGTGCAGCGCACCCTGCAACCACGCGGCGGAGTAACTACCGAAAAGCTGGCACAGCGCATGGCCAGCCGTAAAGGCATGAGCGAAGGCGACGTGCAAAGTGTACTGGTGGACCTGCCCAAATACATAGAAGAAGCGCTCAGAGAGGGCGAGTCCGTCACCATCAGAGGACTCGGCTCCTTCAACCTCGCCATAACGAGCGAAGGCTTCGAACATCCCGATGACGTGATGCCGGGCAAGGTGCGGGTTTCACGCATCTACTTCAAACCGGATCGCACGTTGGTGGGAAGGCTACGCCAAGACATGGATTTCTTCCGTTACCCGCTAAGCAAGTACTTCCCCCACGAAATGCTGCGCCCCGAAACGCTGGAACGCGAACGGGTACAGACCAAAAATAAGCCGGAAGACGAAGCAAAGGATATTGATACGGTAACAGGCTGA
- a CDS encoding lytic transglycosylase domain-containing protein: MKNKSVNMKKFIATPFLFCLSLFTFQVQAQESVDVLIRDNGTERKESIELPPSMTYPLDSLLNDWKAKNYIDLGKDCSTSTENPFFSDSVYIDRLSRIPAVMEMPYNEIVRKFIDMYTGRLRNNVSFMLSACNFYMPIFEEALDTYGLPFELRYLPIIESALNPSARSRAGARGLWQFMLATGKMYGLESNSLVDERCDPIKATWAAARYLKDLYAIYQDWNLVIAAYNCGPGTINKAIRRAGGKTDYWEIYNFLPKETRGYVPAFIAANYVMTYYCKHNICPMETNIPDATDTVQVTKNLHFEQLADICSVSMEEIKSLNPQYKKNIIPGESKAQTLRLPMNYISTFIDSQDTIYAHRSNELFKNRRTVAIPETRSTARRATTGNGKLTYHKIRSGETLGAIAGRYGVTVKQLQSWNGLRNTNISAGKQLKIYK, translated from the coding sequence ATGAAGAATAAATCTGTAAATATGAAGAAGTTTATCGCCACTCCGTTCCTGTTTTGTCTGTCACTCTTCACCTTCCAGGTGCAAGCGCAAGAAAGCGTGGATGTACTCATCCGCGACAACGGGACGGAAAGGAAGGAAAGCATCGAACTTCCTCCAAGTATGACCTATCCGCTGGACAGCCTGCTCAACGACTGGAAAGCAAAGAATTATATTGATTTAGGCAAAGATTGCAGTACCTCCACCGAGAATCCGTTTTTCAGTGATTCCGTCTACATCGACCGTCTCAGCCGCATCCCTGCCGTGATGGAAATGCCATACAATGAAATTGTACGTAAATTCATAGATATGTACACAGGACGCTTACGCAATAATGTATCGTTCATGCTGAGCGCCTGCAATTTCTACATGCCTATCTTTGAAGAGGCACTCGATACTTACGGACTGCCCTTCGAACTCAGATACTTGCCCATTATCGAATCCGCTCTCAACCCTTCCGCCCGTTCGCGCGCAGGAGCTCGCGGACTGTGGCAGTTCATGCTGGCTACCGGGAAAATGTATGGCCTGGAAAGCAACAGTCTCGTTGACGAACGCTGCGATCCAATCAAGGCTACCTGGGCTGCCGCGCGCTATCTGAAGGATCTGTATGCCATTTACCAAGACTGGAATCTGGTGATTGCCGCCTACAATTGCGGTCCGGGCACCATCAACAAAGCCATCCGCCGTGCCGGAGGGAAAACGGATTATTGGGAAATCTATAACTTCTTGCCGAAAGAAACCCGTGGATATGTGCCCGCGTTTATCGCCGCCAACTATGTGATGACCTACTACTGCAAGCACAACATCTGCCCCATGGAAACCAACATTCCCGACGCAACAGACACAGTACAGGTAACAAAAAACTTACATTTCGAACAGCTTGCCGATATCTGTAGCGTGAGTATGGAAGAGATCAAAAGTCTTAATCCTCAATATAAAAAGAATATAATTCCCGGTGAAAGCAAGGCGCAAACCCTCCGCCTGCCAATGAATTACATCAGTACATTTATCGACAGCCAGGACACCATCTACGCCCACCGTTCTAATGAATTATTCAAAAACCGCCGTACTGTAGCCATCCCCGAAACCCGCTCTACAGCAAGACGCGCTACAACGGGCAACGGGAAGCTGACTTACCACAAGATACGGAGTGGCGAAACACTGGGTGCCATTGCAGGTCGTTATGGCGTCACCGTCAAACAACTTCAGAGTTGGAATGGATTGCGCAATACCAACATTTCTGCCGGAAAGCAATTGAAGATATATAAATAA